The following is a genomic window from Aquila chrysaetos chrysaetos chromosome 2, bAquChr1.4, whole genome shotgun sequence.
GTGCCGGCTAAAGTCGGTCCTCGCTACGATCGAGTCGGGTGAAGGATGCGAATGGGTGAAGGATGCGAAGGATGCTCACGGGAGCACACACCGACGGGCGAGCTTAGAGCCCAGAGGTGAAAAACCAGCCCGACCGGGCACATGCTGTCGATTCACCGGTCTTTGGCCAGGGTATGATATTGCATACCCTGGGTTGGGGATGCCGCGAGCCCAGCCCCACCGTTGGGATCTCTCGGGGTGGGATGTCCCCAGCGTAGCCTGTCCCTAACGCGGGGCTCCTTCTATTCCAGGTGTCAAAAGCGGCAGCAGACCTGATGGCGTACTGCGAAGCCCACGCCAAGGAGGACCCCCTATTGACCCCTGTCCCGGCCTCAGAAAACCCCTTTAGAGAGAAGAAGTTCTTCTGCGTGATCCTGTAAACCCTCAAGGAGCCTGACCGGCGCTCAGGCCACCCTGAACACTGATGTAGAGTTTGTAGGAACGGGGACGACCTGCTAGTCCacagaatttaaacaaaaataagtaaaatacaCGGCCTGGAAGCTACAGAGATGTGCATGTTTAAAGAACCTGGCCACCTTTGGGGGAATAAGATGATCTGCATTGCGAGGCAAAAGACCTGAAGTCTGTAGAGTtgcctagaaagaaaaaaaaaatatgtaaagaatAAATTTGTGTCACTTTTCTGCTCACAAAATTGTTTGATTGTTCCATATTTAAAGCACCAGAGCTGTGCTGAGCAAAGTAACTGCTAAGGATGTGTATAACCTTCTTGGAATGATATTGTtggtttctttccaaaatattattttttatttaagttgtCAGATATATAGCGACAGGTTAGATAACTATGATGTTACTCAATGTTCGGTCTTGTGCTTTTTAAGTTCTGGCGGTAGCGTAGCACAGGGGTTGAGCGGCCCCGCGGCAGGTTAGCGAGGGCGCCGGCAGCTCCGTGTTTCTAGCAAACCCCACTTTCTAACAGTTTGTATATGGTTAGCTTCGGCTCTGCAAGTAAAAGTGAATCATGTGTCGTGGTTGGTGCTTCATACTCCTGTGACAACATTCAGTGGTAGTGCATGAGAGCTTATCTCTGTTCATCCgctccagacttttttttttttcctatcgTTTGACACCACGTGCTGGTGGGAGAAGCTGTAGGGAGGAAACTGAGGCgattctgaaagcaaagacaaCTCCTGCGATGCCTTAGACGTGCCTGAAATACCTCCTGCGTTAGGGTAGGTGCCAACCCCCGAGCACGGGGGCTCGGGGTGGCCCCTGCCCCGGGCGTCGTGGGGTAGCTagaaatctgaaaatcaaaGTCGACCACTTCTTTCCGGGTCTTTCCTCTTCTACACCTCTGTGCCTCTGCCCTCCTCGCTTGGTCCGTGTCCTGCTCTTTCGGTTTCCCggcagcatctcctcccctcgGGGCTGGGCCGGGATGCTGCCCCACCACGGGATGCTGCCCTGCGGTGGGATGCTGCTCCGTGGTGGGATGCTTCTGCCCCTTCCCGCGCCCGCCGGCTCTCCCGTTCCTGCTGCGGCCCCACCGCAATGGGTAGGGGCAGCGGAGCAGCTTGGGGAGCCGCGGGGCCACCCCTTCACGGAGGTGCCTGATACCTTGTTTACACGCAGCCTGAGCTCCGGCGTCAGGCTGGGGAATTATTCCCAGGTCCGGTTCATCCGCCGTCAGCGTTTCGGGGGACACACGCCACCTTTTTTTGGCTCCGCCTCGGGTTAATACTTTCGCGGACGTGGCTTGTCTCTCCTTTCCGCTGCTAAACACCTCCCGGCTTTCCCCGCTCATCTACGCTCCTGGGAAACTTTGGGAATCATAACGTGGGGATCTGCGTACAAAATTAGGTGGGTGTCACGTAGGGGTTTTGGGGGTCTACAGTGATCCCCCCTAAACTGTAGTTCTGAATCAGGTATCAGCTTAAAAATCCCTGTGGATTCAAGAGGGCAATAGTCTTTAGGTACCTTTCTAGCCCGTAACAAgtgcattttggtttttctaCCTTTTCATACTCTTTTTCTAGTCTTCTACAGAGAAGACCTGTTGTTCTTACACTGGACTCAAAACTTTTGGCATCTGGGAACGTTTATACGACACGAGTAGCCTAGATGGTCCCAGCCCTCCTGCAGTGGCTTTCGCCCCCTCTCCAACCTCCCTGTTTCGATCTTTTTACTACAGCTCACATAGCTTTAGGATGAAGGACGGATGAAGTCgtttgctctgcagctggtTTCACTCTTGGTGTTACAAGGCAGACGTGTAAATACCCCATCCCGggtttgtcttttctttttaacgCTGATGTACTGTCACAGAGAGTGAAGCGCAGCCGGTCTGACCCAGGGCTCACACCCCAACCCTTCTCAAATGCTGTCATGAAGTggtttgtaataatttttttaacgACTTGCGTATTTTACAACTCGaattcttaataaataaatgaagaaataaagctgcatgaagagtggggaggggggggaattCTGAATTAGCCTAAACTGCTCATTGAAGGTGTTTTACGTTGCTGGTCTTTATTTTATGTTGGTAGTGGTGTTGACATTGGTGTGCTGCCAGGTATTTCACCCCAGTATTTATATTTACACAGATACGCCTTTGTTAGCCAAGTAGAGATCGCCTGCCAAGATCGTTCCCCCCCCGCAACAAAAATACCAGTCATCTCTCCATCCTGATGCTGTATTTCCAGCGTGGTATCAAATGACATTCAACTCTACCCCcaggcttttaaagaaaaatatctggagTACTGGAAaaggacttttcttttttttctgccaaggTTGCTGGCGGTGGGGGCAAGTCTGTCCCTCCGGTGCCAACCGGCCGCTGCCAGGCTTTTGGGGAGGGGGCGGTTGTAACCGAAAGCCAGCGCGGGGAGGTCGGCGTTGTAATGTAGCGCATCCCCATCCCACGTGGTCTGTGTACTCgttggaaataaaattttggaTTTGTTTCAAGCCTTTGGAGATGATGGTCTGTGTGTGCCAGCCTCTGGGGAGGTGGGTTCCCATCCTGGTTGCGGCTGGATCCCGTTCCCAGCGGGTTTAGGGGGTCTCCTCGCCAGGGCGTGGGGTTTGGCAGGAGCTTTGGTGCCTGTTGGCGAGGGAAAGTGAAGCCTCTCAGGGTTTCGGCCCCTCCTGAGCCACAGCTTTCTGTTCCCACAGGACGAGCCAGCTCCGATGCCCCGTGATAAGGCTCATTCAGGGTGGGACATTGCTCCTTGCTCAAAATCACCATCACTCAGAAATTGGGAGGCACCTAAAAGCTCTAGCTTCAGTGTCCATCCCTTCTCCCCCcgctttccttcttctcccatCCCTGGCAAGCAAGTACAGGCTCTCCCCAGTGCCACCTCCAGTGCACCCAGCACAGGATCTGGCCTGCTGTGGTCCAGCCCGTAGCCCAGAGCAGGAATGGCCTCATCTGGGGCTGTTTTGGGGAGAGTCTGAGGGTCTGAGCCCCGTCCTTGCTGCGGTGGGAGGCCGGGGAAGGGGTAATGGAGAGCAGGACAGCAGCCCAGCTCCATGCCCAGCTTGTACCTAGACTGCAGGAAATCATcgccccgtgccccccccctcaCACCCACCTCCCTTCCCCGGTGCTTAGAAGGATGCTCTGCCCCTACCAAATTTACCATGCCCTGaattttctctctggttttgtagGGCTCTTGCAGACCCACGATTTCCCGGCTAAGCAGCCGGCCACGGTTTGAGGCTGCTTAACCTCAGGTCATCTCTGGGGCCAGGAGCAAGGTGACTGCGTGGGTTTTGCAATGAAACCCATCGCCGCTGAGACCGGTGTGGATGCCGTGTaggtatttcagttttccacGCATTAAGAGCATCTCAGTGAGTGGCAAATGCTGCCCACCCCCAGGGAGATGCCAGAAGCGTGCCCCAACTTTTCCGCACCGGCTGGCTCCGCTCTCAGCTCCCCGTCCCTTGCTGTGTCCATTGGGccagcttaaaagaaaaaacattggtGTCACTGCGAAGGAGCGAGCCAACTGTCGCTCCTGCGATGTCTCGCCTGCTCGGCGTGCCAAGCCAGGCGACGCTCAGCTGTTGCCATACCTCGCTGGCTCTCCTCCATTTCCAAAGCTTGCTCTGTTTCATCCTCACCTCCTCCCGGGCTTCAGCTCCTGAACGGCAGCACCACCGCCGTGCCAGCAGCATCTGCCGAGCCGGAGGAGGTGTGGAGCGCCTGGGGAAAGCGTAGGCGAGACGTTGCTCCCCACACACCACGCTGTTACCCGTCCCGACGCCGGCACGAGGCCCTGTACGGCTCGCTAATGAGGATAAACCCATTTGCGCTAATTGCGTTCATTAGATGCAAGCCCATTAGATTTGCAGCATGcagtgggaagaggagagaagcaCAACCCCTCGTCGCAGCTCCTGGGGATGGCTTTTCCCTGGGGGACTGCAGGAGGGGTCGGACCCACCAGGGAAGGGGAAGATCCCCAAACCCATGGTGAAATGGGAAGGGTTAGGAAGGGCAAGGGCTGTCCTGAGGGTGATGAAGGCAGGAGAGGTAGATGAAGGGTGAAGagccccatcctgctgctggccacCGGCTTTGTATTTGTCTCCCCACACCCACGCAGAGGTTTCACTACCTCCATCGCTGGTCACCCTGGCTGGGGTGGATGCGTGAGACTCGTGAGGGTGAGGGCACGTGCCCTCAGATGGCCGCACACCCTGGGGACGGTCCCAAGTTCCTTTTAACCACGCCGGAGTCTTTGTGTCTTTACTGCTCACTTGCACGTCACCGCTCGCACACGTGTCGGCGACACGCTGAAGCACTCGTGGGCTCCGGCTGCAAAACCCgaaggaggcagagctggctctctgcctgctgcagagagcGCTTAAACCGCTCCAGGAAGAAGCTGGAGGAGATATGGTAAATGGGAGAGAGATGGTCCTaaaggggaagggaggcagaAGCCCCCCCCGGTTCCCCCCGGGGCACAGGGTGGCCACGGGGGTGTTTGGCTCAGCCCCGTGCCACCCTGCCATGGCAGTGCCGCAGTTGCTGGCTGCGCCGGCTGCCAGCTGGAGCGCTGGGAAGGGCTGGCGCGGAGAGAAATGTCAGGATGAATATTGCATTGGCTCGTCGCGCTGTCAGCACCACGTCTGCAAAGTGCCACCCAaggcggaggggggggacacacacggaCGGGGGTGGTCTCGCTCCCAACCTGGGCTCATCGCCTTCTCCAGgcaaaaccacccaaaaaaacccttaaacgGGCATCCTTCACCTGCCGGCTGACACTCAAGTGCAGAGCCCTGTTGCAAGATACCACCAGAGCAGAAACTTCTCCTGGCTATAAATCACACACACCCCTCACCCCGAGATGACTGAAATGCATCTGAGAGCAAAACCcaatgaacagcagcagcagcagcgttcACATGGAAAACAGTTTAATTATGAGCTGGATGTGGCATGGAAAGGAGAGGGGGCTCAGGCTCGGCAGGCAGCTGCGTCCCCTGCCCAGAAACCCTCTTCACTGCTTCCCAGGAGGACGACAGAGCGCTGCTGAGCCAGCTCTGGGCTGGGGCGGATCTGTGAGAAATTAGGATGATTCACCCGTGGTTTGAAGACTATAAAAAAGGCTGGGTTTCTAAACTCTGGAGAGCAAACGTAACACATGCACCgagaagagaaaacaactgCCCCTTCTCTGGTGGgttgattttttcccctccaaaaagGTCAGTTCTGCTCTTGCCTAATTTCGTGAGGGACTTCTCGGCATCCGCACTGCCACGCTGCAGTGGCGTCAGCACGGCGTTAAAAATAGAGTGAACAGGGGTGGAATCACAAACAACCCCCAAAGCCGAGAGCAAAGCCCCCCCCCTTCATCGCTGGCCAGCCTGTGACCCCCCTCATTCCCCACAGCTCTTGCTGTGGGCCTAGAGCAGGGCCCAGCATGGCGGCTGGGGGCGACTGCCCCCAAAAACGCCTTCAGGGGCACCAGGCCCCACAGCACCCTTCACGGGGGGGACTTGGGGGGGCCAGGggctggccccaagagccacCAGAGCATGCCCAGGAGCTGGGGGTGCCCATCCCGTCCCGTCCCTGTGTGGGGGTCACTGGGCTGGACCCCCCCCACGCCCAAGGCCCTTCTGTCCCTCAGGTGGTGCCAGGGCAGACGTGGGGCAGATATGGGGTGGCAGAGGGCCACAGGGGGCCCGCGCCCCCCCTATGCAGCTCTGGGCAGTGCTGCGAGGCTTGCCCCAGTGCTCTCCAGTACAGCCCAGCGCTCACCAGTACAGCCCAGTGCTCGCCCCACAGCTCCCCACTGCGGCCTACACACCGACCCAGGCCTGCCCTaggccccgcccccccgcgcTACGCCCCGCCCCTGTCGCTGTCCGCTCGCCGTCGTGTCAATAAAGCTGGATGAAGGGCCTCTTCCTCTCCCGGCAGCCCCTTCCGCCTTCTGATTGGTAGCGGAGCCTGCCGCTCGCCGCGCGCTGGCCAATGGGAGGGCAGaaagcggggcggggggggtgttcCTTCCTCTCCGGCCCGTAGAGCGGGGCGAGCGGCAGAGGCCCGGCCGTCAGCGGAGTCGCCGCCGGCGGTACCGGCGCCATGTTCCGCCGCAAGCTCTCGGCACTTGACTACCACAACCCGGCCGGCTTCAATTGCAGGGGTGAGGGGCTTGCGGCGGGGCTCCGCGGGGCCGCTGCACCGTGATTTCCTccaccacaccccccccccctccgccttCCCGCCGCTCTCCTCACGCACCGACGGCCCCGggcgacaccccccccccccccccgtcgccACCTCAGGGCCCTTCTCCGAGGCTTCCCATCTCCTCGCCTCAGTTTTTCGGAAAATTGCCGCCCTGAGCCCCGCGGTGTCTCCCGagcctgggtggggggggaagattTAAGGGTCTGCTGGGCTCTTGAGTGTTAGCGCAGCTCTCCGGGCTCAAAAGTTTTAGCTGCAGCCCAGTATTTAGGGGAAAACCCCGAGTTTTCACGCGCACCCCCAGGCATCGTAGCGGGTGTGCGTGAATTTCGGTGGCTCTTTGAGTGTTGTCTAGGAGCGGGGCGAAAGCGGAGGTGCCATCCAGGGATTGACAGTGTCGCTGCTGTTCTTGGCCTCCTCCCGTGAAGAGCCTTGGTTTACGTAACGCGAGGGACCGGGGCCACGCGTGCCACAGAAAACACCATCAGCTGCTGGGTTAACCTGCCTTTAGCCCTGGAGCCTGGCGTGTGTCCTCTACACGAAGCAAGGCAGAGTCAGTGTGGTCAATAAGAGTAGTCTAGTAACAGGATTAGAGCCGTTTTCTAATACGCCGATACCTATCAATACTTTGATGTTTGATTTTTTGCAAcacttagcttttttttcttgctttaaaggGCCCTGTAACAAGTGTATTTATCTGGTGTGATCAATTATAAGCTTCAGGTCATCTGTTTAATAGGTTGTCTTTCCTTCAGCGCTTCTGGTAGACTTGCTTCTCTTTCAAGAGACATCATCTACTGGCATCTTTTGTTGTGGGTCTTAAGTTTCTTATGGTTAacgttccttttttttttctttaaggttcATTTTGCCAGTGTAGAAGTTTTAAAAGGTCTTACTGAAAGCTTTCCTTCGCATGTGTTGTGACCATGTCTCTGTTTCTTAGAACACATTCGATAGAAGTAGGGTACTTCTATCTCTTAGAAGACTCTTTGAGAAGCAGAAGTATCATTCTTGTCCCTGATGGGGAAAATGATGTTCTTACCCCACTCTGAGATACAGGAAGATACTAAATTCATTGACTTGGGATATTAAAGCTCATCCAAAGCCAAAATATCCCAGCTGGTTTTTGAGGGGCCAGTGATACCCTACAGCTGTGATCTGCTGTGTCCAGAAATGAATTCTGTCACTGAAGCGCAGGTGCAGGCTAATTGCTTTGTCCAGTAcgaatatttttgtttggacCACAGTCTGTGTATTGTGGAATTCCAGCTTCCAAATAATGAGATGTTGGGTCAACAACCAAGAAGAGTTGAGTCAacagtgaaggaagaaaacGTCTTTGCACAGTCACGAGATGTGTGTGTTGCTTTTTGGAAGAGACGGGGGGGGTTACTGCTACATGTAACGTGTTTGTCCAGATAACGGGGTTAGGAACTGAATTTCTCTATCATTGTTTCACCTTTCTGTCTTCACTTAATAGGCTATAACTGTGTTCCCAATAAAAACAATCTGTTGGTTGGTGTCTTTTCGTGTAGTCGGTCAACCATAGCCAATTCGAAGTgactggaaaaatgaaaaacactcaGTGTTGAGTTTTGGTCAGATGTTATCCTGGAATACGTGATTTTAGTGTTAGATGTGTCTGTCTTTATGGTAAGATGTGAAGAGGCTCAGGGGCACTAGTATTTGTAGGAATTGGATCAAAACTCAAAGGCTTGTTTTTGCTCTTAAGATATCAGTTAATTCTTGCTTTGTTTACTTCTCCCAACAGATGAAACAGAATTCAGAAATTTTATTGTCTGGCTCGAAGACCAGAAAATCAGACACTACAAGATTGAAGACCGAGGGAATTTAAGAAACATACACAGCGATGACTGGCCCAAATCATTTGAAAAGGTATTTCATAGTTTCAAACACAATTCTAAATGACGATGTAAATGACAATTAACAGCTGCTCTAGTTGCTGAATGTGAATGACTCTAAATATTTGTCCTGTCTCTGAAGCTTTACATTTCTAGGAATTGAAATGTATTATTGAAGCCAAACTGTAGGAGTTAAGATGGTAGAACTGTTTGTACATAATTTTCACTCAGCTTTGTTCTTGCAATAGGCTGGATATCCATCCTAATCTGTTTTTTGCCTGATTTGATTCAGCTCTTAAAGTAGAAGGAAGATTTGACTACAAATACACAGCTTTGTCTGTATTAATGATTCTTATGtaccaaaaggaaaatggattaGGCTAATGTAGGCTTTGCAAGCATGTGGAAGAAAGCTACTGCAGTTCGTCTCTGCACCTCTTTGTTATTTCAGATAGATGATTTTCCACTGCTAGTGCAAAGCATGGCGAGCAGCCTCTGTTTTGCAAGTGATGTTTTGAGTGCTTGTGAGCGTTTTGAGTCACCACAGGGCTGTTGAGCTTTTCCTCTTGGttcccatttcctttctctccaaaCAGCTCCGCGATGAGCTGAAAATGCTGCTCCACTCAGTGCCCATTcatctcactttttttcccctggaaccACTTGCCTTGCTCACTGCCCAGGAGGATTGTAGTTGCAGTGCTCATGCTTTGCAGGGGGAAGCCTCAAGCATTCTAATATCATGTACATACATGTACGTGCTATTAGAATTTACAGGCAGCTGGCACTGTTGTGGTATTGGTGGTATCTTTCTTGGCTTGGCCAGACTGTCCTTCTCTGTGTGCCTGCCAGGGGATCCTTGCCTGCTAGTGCTCTCCAGCCCCTGGTGCCCTTTCCCtccgtgctgctgctgctgctggagcagaggctgTGTGCCACTTCTCTCCCTCCGGCAAAGGGGCACAGCAGAATGTGACTATGTCCTGGACTTCGGGAGTCTtggcagcaggctgggctgggtcCTGTGTTACGGCTTCAGAAGAGCAGAGACAGTGTCCCAGCTCTGTTTCATCCTCTCTTGTTGTACGCAATCCCTACGAAAGtgaaaattacttctgctgCCCCTCGGAATCTTCTGATATCAGTATTGTGAAAGCCTTAGGTAGCATCGTTCCTTCTTCCTGCTTCAGATGGGAAGTTTTTGCTGTAATTCGTTCTCtgtccttctcctttcccttgccTCCACTCTGCTGTGTAAAATGAACAGAGAGCAAAGAAGGGGGTATTTTGGTTTCTCTGGTTGCAGTCTGACAATGAATAACATGAGtaacattcattaaaaagcagGTGCCATTACTAAATGGCAGACTTGAGTTAGCAGTGAATTGGAGTGCTCTAAAATGCCTCGGATGGATCAGATGCCACAGCAGAACATTTCACAATAATGCTTCTTCTTAATAACTGTCTTCTAACAACTGTAAGGTCTGTGGGAAAGTGACCGTTTACAAAACAGTTCTGTGCTCCTAGCTAATTCCTGCAGGTCAATAAcatctatttgttttcttctctttctactCTGCAGTATATGAAAGACGTAAACTGTCCTTTCAAAATACAAGAACGACAAGAAACAGTGGACTGGCTTCTCGGCTTAGCGGTTAGGCTCGAGTATGGAGATAATGGTATGGGTGAATATATTTAGTATTTCAAAATGATAGGgaagtgtgttttttctgtttaattttatgaaGTATTCGTCAAATTAAGACAATGTCAAAAGtatatattgttttctttaaaaaatgaaaatacaatttcatcTGCTTGGTTTTGCACCATATTCAGACGTGAACTGTTTCTCTTCAGCTCCTGTGGGACAGTGCAGTAGCTTACTTgcatttattactttatttctggATATAGCAAAGCGCACTGTATGTATTTATACCCTTTTCCCTGTGGGTTTGCCTTTATGAGAACTTACTCTAAAGtgtattaaatgcattttctttagtACTACATTTATTCAAATAAGTTATTCTTAGACCCTCGTTTCACAGGGAGTAGATCCGGAACCCTTGGGGACTAGGGCAAGGTTATGAAAAAGTTGAGTTAAATTTCAACAGTaagcagcattttcatttcctcatAGTGAGAGTGCAGATACAAATGTAATTACTGGTGGCAAACGTAATAATAGCCAAAGtactgttttctgttgtcttgaattcctgcagggctgagctctgcccaAGGCAGGGATGGGATATACATATCTGGAATCTGTAGAGCTGGTTCTCAGTCCCTCATAATGGAGAAAGTGAGCTGCCTGTGACTCGGGGGTACATGAAGATGGAGGAGCCAGGAGGTCCCATCCTCAAAAGGCTTGAAAAACCCCTGTGTGGATTGTAGATGAATGCTGCAgtctttataaaacaaaaccttcacTGGAAATGTTTTACTCGCTGATCAGAACCAACTTCAATCTGTAGTTCTTGAGCTCTGCATATGCTGCTGATTGAGGCAGAGGGCCAATGCTAGTTGAACTGATGGATTTTAAGAGCAGTAGAACTGGAAGGTGCAGCTTGTTCAGCCTTCTGGGATAAAGACTGTAGGAAGAGCCTTAATCAAGAACGTAATGCCCTACGTAGGTGTGGATCGTGCTCTGATGCTGCTTTGGATAGCACATAAGCTCTCTGCAGATGGGAGCTGTTAGGGTAGCTCACTAGAATGCCAGCCTTTGGGGACCTTAGTAGGGAGCCCAAAACATTAGCGTATAAGCCCAGAAGGCTCTTGGGCAATTACCACAACCCAAAAATACAGCTGTCGCAAACTACAGCTTGGCTCTAAACCTTTTGTCATTAGCTCTAATGGTGTTCATGTTTGCTTCTTTAACAGCTGATAAGTATAAGGATTCTACCCCGGATGGTGCTAAAAATACTGACAATAcagcaaaaaatgcagaacCGCTGATTAACTTGGATGGTAAGTGTGCAGCAACCTACTGTATGGATGCATCATATGTGAATGTGTTCCATGGCCCGTATGGTGTTCTTCAGATTTTAAGTTTTTATAATACTGTGATGCATACAACTTTTTAAAGCCCCATTTAAAGCTTTAGGAATGCAGAGTTCATATATTCTATTACTGCTGGCTGAAACTGCCTCTCTGTGAACAGTGTTTTGAGAGTTATTTTGAGTTCTTTGCCCTTGGCTGCGTTCCTACTAAAGGAAAGAGGAACTGCTCCATGTGAATTGCAGGTGTCTGGATGTGCACTGGTGCAGAACTTTTCCTGTTGGGAAAAaggggaagggcagaggggagaaTATTTTGCAGCAGAATGAGGTGCCCAGAGACTTGATCAGATATGAGTAAGTTGGGAGGGCTCTTCCCAGGCAGCGAGGAAGCAGCTGAAGGGTGTTTACCTtaacagctttgcagagagcTCTGTAAGACATAGTCCTTACTGTGGGTTAGAGTGAAATAGCAAGATACCTTTTGACTATAGGCTCTTAAcgtatctttaaaaaaaaaaaaaaagcttaaggaAACATGATGGCAAACCGTTAACTTCAATACCGTCACGTATTACGTGTTGGCTCAGTCTTCCCCAGCTGTAATTTTCTTGACTGCTAGGCACATTCACAATAAATGGAAGTGGTGGAAAATAGCTACTAAAATTAGCCCTAAACCCCCCAAGTCTTCTTTCATTGCTCCTTTTACAAGAAGACAGCTAGGAATTGGTCCTATACTCACCCAGCAAGCACAGTTCTGCTCTGCAGTGATAGAAAGATATATAAAAGAGAATACCTTCATgtaactggttttattttcaaagactcAACACAGGTTTCCTGTGCTGTAGGACGTACACAATGTGTTTGGCAttgaaaataatgctgtttgTGCTTAGATGGTGTTCTGCAACCTGGTTACAAGGCATAGTGCACGCTTTGATCGCCTTGTAGCCAAACTAAGTGGTTGctcactgctgtgtttctgcagcCTTGCCCATCCTTGAGAGCAATCCGATATCATGGAGTCAGGAAGCCAATTCTGTCTTTGGAGCCAGTTAAACTAGCATATATATTTAATGGTGAtgattatttttacagtgaatAATCCTGATTTTAAGGCTGGAGTGATGGCTTTAGCTAATCTGCTTCAAATTCAGCGACATGATGATTACTTGGTAATGCTTAAGGTGAGTTTCACTGTTTTCAgacctcctttcttcctccttttccccagtgTAATAGCTTGTGGTGCAGAGTTACTGATAACTATGACTTTTTAGGCACAAATAGAAAGTAAAACTCATCCTGTGTGTGTCTTCTCAAGCAGATAAGAACACAGAATATAAGTTATGGAAATTAATGCAGGGATAATTATCTTGGTAAACAGTTCAATTGTAGCTGAGTTCCTGGAATTCCAACACTGAGAACTGTTCAGAATTTGAAGTGTTCTAGGTTAGCTGAAGTACTGCtttatgtgtttttaatgaacCTCAGAAATGTTGAGGAACACACTCAAAGGAGAAGATTGTATTCCAGTGCtagaaattaagagaaatttGAAAACATAGAGGCTAAGTGATGCAGaggatgttttaaaacaaaacaccctaGGGAGGGGCCACAGTTAaaagcttcctcctccttttggTCCTGTGAACTGTTTACTCCTTGGCATTACTGAAGTCAGTTTAGTTTAGTCTTGACAACTAATCACGGCTTTTAAATGCAGTAAATAGGCTAATTAATTTTCTATAGCACCTTTTTTATGACTTCGGGAAAATTTGTGACTTACTGGCAGATCTCCGTAGTTATCTGTATATTTTGGGTTGAACCTGTACTGTATTTTTGAAGTACTGTATTTACTGAGACTGTAGCAATCCTGAGTTCCTACCTGATAGTGTCATAGTATGGAAATAAGCTTAGTTTTGCTTGGCACCAAAATAAactcatttcactgaaaaaacaatAAGGTGCATTCATTACAGTAGCTGTGATATTTGCTAACCTTATTTTGGAGGAACTAAATGCTGTGGGTATTGAAGTTTATATAGTGTGTGTAAATCTATAACT
Proteins encoded in this region:
- the GNG2 gene encoding guanine nucleotide-binding protein G(I)/G(S)/G(O) subunit gamma-2, with amino-acid sequence MASNNTASIAQARKLVEQLKMEANIDRIKVSKAAADLMAYCEAHAKEDPLLTPVPASENPFREKKFFCVIL
- the RTRAF gene encoding RNA transcription, translation and transport factor protein, translating into MFRRKLSALDYHNPAGFNCRDETEFRNFIVWLEDQKIRHYKIEDRGNLRNIHSDDWPKSFEKYMKDVNCPFKIQERQETVDWLLGLAVRLEYGDNADKYKDSTPDGAKNTDNTAKNAEPLINLDVNNPDFKAGVMALANLLQIQRHDDYLVMLKAIRILVQERLTQDAIAKASQSKEGLPVALEKHILGFDTGDAVLNEAAQILRLLHIEELRELQTKINEAIVAVQAIIADPKTDHRLGKVGR